Proteins co-encoded in one Dyadobacter sp. CECT 9275 genomic window:
- a CDS encoding Na+/H+ antiporter has product MHTQLPFLLAMIIAIVLLNTLANKLRIAYPILLVVAGLTVGFLPGLPMVRIDPDLIFFIFLPPLLFEASWSISFKEMKKWWRIIGSFAFLVVFFTASSVAVVAYYFIPGFTLALGFLLGGIVSPPDAVSTGAITRFVKIPKNTAAILEGESLLNDASSLIIFRFALIAAVTGQFVWQEAALSFLWMVTGGVGVGLLLAWVFVQLHRRLPLDAQSNIALTIIEPYFMYWLAEQLHCSGVLAVVSGGLFLSSKRLLFLNSTSRIQSFSVWGSFVFILNGVVFLLIGLELPEIVEGMRDNGIPLYTAIGSGILITVVLIGARIISSYAALLATIIFRPSVTPPARSVRRRWLMPLLLGWTGMRGVVSLAAALAIPIALDNGTAFPQRSLILFITFIVILLTLVVQGLTLPYLIKRTGLFEGAPEAESEELTRRKMKQGLKKQIYEFLKNKYDNELNGHAGMEKFLKQWEERTKATDDSWMNEKTKVIFVELLEIQRQYLTELNKDPKIDEDMIRQQLYQIDLEEERLKVI; this is encoded by the coding sequence ATGCATACACAATTACCCTTTCTGCTTGCAATGATCATTGCCATTGTGTTGCTCAATACGCTGGCAAATAAACTCCGCATTGCCTATCCCATTCTGCTTGTTGTAGCAGGCCTGACGGTGGGTTTCCTTCCTGGCTTGCCTATGGTAAGGATTGATCCCGATTTGATCTTTTTTATTTTTTTGCCGCCGCTTCTTTTTGAAGCATCGTGGAGTATCTCTTTCAAGGAAATGAAAAAGTGGTGGCGCATCATTGGCAGTTTTGCTTTTCTGGTTGTGTTTTTTACCGCGTCGTCGGTAGCGGTGGTAGCCTATTATTTTATCCCGGGTTTTACCCTGGCGCTTGGCTTCCTGCTGGGCGGGATTGTATCTCCACCCGATGCGGTAAGTACCGGGGCTATCACCAGATTTGTGAAAATCCCTAAAAACACAGCGGCAATTCTGGAAGGCGAAAGCCTGCTGAACGACGCCTCTTCCCTGATCATTTTTCGTTTTGCCCTGATTGCTGCTGTCACAGGTCAGTTTGTCTGGCAGGAAGCGGCCCTGAGTTTCCTCTGGATGGTAACAGGTGGGGTGGGAGTGGGCCTCCTGCTGGCCTGGGTTTTCGTTCAATTACACAGGCGGCTTCCGCTGGATGCGCAATCCAACATTGCACTAACCATCATTGAACCCTATTTTATGTACTGGCTTGCGGAGCAGCTTCATTGTTCTGGTGTACTGGCAGTGGTGAGCGGTGGTTTGTTTTTATCATCCAAGCGGCTTTTGTTCTTGAACAGTACCAGTCGTATTCAGAGCTTCAGTGTTTGGGGGAGTTTTGTATTCATTTTAAATGGAGTGGTATTCCTGCTGATCGGCCTTGAGCTTCCTGAAATTGTGGAAGGGATGCGGGATAATGGTATCCCCTTATATACTGCCATTGGTTCGGGTATTCTGATCACTGTGGTGCTGATCGGTGCACGGATCATTAGTTCCTATGCGGCGCTTCTGGCTACGATTATATTTCGGCCGAGTGTAACCCCACCCGCGCGGTCGGTCCGGAGGCGCTGGCTGATGCCTCTTTTGCTTGGCTGGACGGGGATGCGCGGGGTGGTGTCACTGGCTGCGGCCCTGGCTATACCCATTGCACTGGATAATGGGACGGCTTTCCCGCAAAGGAGCCTTATTCTTTTTATCACTTTCATTGTGATATTGCTTACGTTGGTGGTACAAGGACTTACACTACCGTATCTGATTAAAAGGACCGGATTGTTTGAAGGTGCCCCGGAGGCGGAATCAGAAGAGCTGACCAGGCGAAAAATGAAACAGGGCCTTAAAAAACAGATATATGAGTTCCTTAAAAACAAGTATGACAATGAGCTGAATGGCCATGCCGGTATGGAGAAATTCCTGAAACAATGGGAAGAGCGCACCAAAGCCACCGATGACAGCTGGATGAATGAAAAAACAAAGGTGATTTTTGTGGAACTGCTCGAAATCCAGCGGCAGTATCTTACC
- a CDS encoding CHRD domain-containing protein translates to MRKLAFMGVFLLVAAMGCKDDDDETETPTPVLPELKVTSTLAGTTAIPANPSTATGEVEGTLDQETRILKLNVMYSDSAMSDTTASDSLMPFVPTAWHIYKASADSLGTSVINLGTTFTSPFAFTDTLTADQVTDLKAGNYYLNIGTAKYPNGEVRGKLTAAE, encoded by the coding sequence ATGAGAAAATTAGCGTTCATGGGTGTGTTCTTGTTAGTGGCAGCAATGGGATGTAAAGACGATGACGATGAAACAGAAACTCCGACGCCCGTCTTACCGGAGCTTAAAGTTACATCCACACTGGCAGGTACAACTGCGATTCCCGCGAACCCTTCAACTGCAACAGGAGAAGTAGAAGGTACGCTTGATCAGGAAACACGGATTTTAAAGTTAAACGTCATGTATAGCGACTCCGCCATGTCGGATACCACTGCAAGTGATTCACTTATGCCGTTTGTTCCAACGGCCTGGCACATTTATAAAGCATCGGCCGACAGCCTAGGTACGTCGGTGATCAATCTGGGCACTACCTTCACATCCCCATTTGCTTTCACAGACACGCTTACAGCCGATCAGGTCACTGATCTGAAGGCAGGTAATTACTATCTGAATATCGGAACGGCCAAATACCCGAACGGGGAAGTCAGAGGAAAGCTCACAGCCGCCGAGTAG